One window of the Dehalococcoidia bacterium genome contains the following:
- a CDS encoding RNA methyltransferase gives MYGERKSLKPLKWYKALATVKGRESSGAFLIEGDRAVRQIIAGHPDSVVEILTMGELAPVYSDYPGRLLTESQFKSICLTKTPQGPLAVIRMPDDVESCDIPIDAGDRILLLEDIQDPGNVGSLIRSAAAFGYSGVVMSDKCADPFSPKCVQSTAGAVLSLWIRRTASYLSIIVNLKSRGYSLIATVLTGEDTLSVIPGSGRIVLALGNEADGLSMPVIELSNYRCKVPIHDEHIESLNVAACGAICMYVTSAKPR, from the coding sequence ATGTACGGGGAACGCAAATCTCTAAAGCCGTTGAAGTGGTATAAAGCGCTGGCGACGGTCAAGGGTCGTGAGTCATCGGGCGCCTTTTTAATCGAAGGAGACAGGGCTGTAAGGCAGATTATCGCAGGCCATCCGGATTCGGTCGTAGAGATATTAACAATGGGTGAGCTTGCGCCCGTATACAGCGATTATCCGGGCCGGCTTCTCACGGAGAGCCAGTTCAAATCGATATGCCTGACCAAGACGCCCCAGGGTCCTCTGGCAGTTATCAGGATGCCGGACGACGTGGAGTCGTGCGATATTCCTATCGATGCGGGGGACAGGATTTTACTTCTTGAAGATATACAGGACCCGGGGAACGTCGGGTCTCTGATACGGAGCGCGGCGGCCTTCGGGTACTCCGGCGTGGTCATGTCCGATAAATGCGCCGATCCCTTCTCGCCGAAATGTGTCCAGTCGACTGCGGGCGCGGTGCTGTCTCTGTGGATAAGACGTACGGCTTCGTACCTGAGTATCATCGTAAATCTAAAATCGCGCGGTTACAGCCTGATCGCGACGGTATTGACAGGCGAGGATACCCTTTCCGTTATTCCCGGATCAGGCAGGATAGTTTTGGCTTTAGGGAACGAGGCTGACGGGCTTTCCATGCCGGTCATCGAGTTGTCGAATTATCGCTGCAAAGTTCCTATTCATGACGAACATATCGAATCGCTGAACGTGGCGGCCTGCGGGGCCATATGCATGTATGTCACTTCCGCAAAACCCCGGTAA
- the rpmI gene encoding 50S ribosomal protein L35, which translates to MPKLKTHKPAKKRFTVTGSGKIMRMKGGKSHLRRNKSRRAKQAYDAKLPLHPVFKSKIKKLLPYS; encoded by the coding sequence ATGCCCAAACTAAAGACTCATAAGCCAGCTAAGAAACGGTTCACCGTAACCGGTTCGGGAAAGATAATGCGCATGAAGGGCGGCAAGAGCCACCTGCGCAGAAACAAATCGAGGCGGGCCAAGCAGGCCTACGATGCCAAGCTGCCCCTGCATCCCGTATTTAAATCGAAGATTAAGAAGCTTCTGCCCTATTCTTAA
- the rplT gene encoding 50S ribosomal protein L20, with translation MPRATGNVAAHRRHKKILNITKGQRASRHIHYKVANEAMLHSLHYAYMHRRQRKGDFRRLWIARINAAVRAEGMSYSTFIDGLNKAGIDINRKVLADMAVRDPNAFAKVVAAAKKS, from the coding sequence TTGCCAAGAGCTACAGGTAACGTCGCCGCACACAGACGGCACAAAAAAATATTGAACATCACAAAAGGCCAGCGCGCGTCCAGGCATATACATTATAAGGTTGCGAATGAAGCCATGCTGCATTCCCTGCATTACGCATATATGCACCGACGCCAGCGCAAAGGGGATTTCAGACGCCTCTGGATCGCCCGTATCAACGCCGCGGTGCGCGCAGAAGGAATGTCATACAGCACGTTCATCGACGGCCTCAACAAGGCTGGAATCGATATCAACCGCAAGGTGCTGGCGGATATGGCGGTTCGCGACCCCAACGCCTTCGCCAAGGTCGTAGCGGCCGCTAAGAAGAGCTGA
- a CDS encoding HNH endonuclease: MNNYPESTTLAKLRSYPPEFYLELANWALQHGPLTKAQRRTIKYAGNHLHHGWDPIPTKQKYLLHIIKKAVNGGFPGIKGVDISEFVTDKPKLEDGNEKQKFYRERISHKTEIMQELFKKQKGKCMYCGKEKHEPSDFDLDHKNPVAVGGTNDVSNLQLICGSCNSRKHTMTDDEFRKKFKLPPSSEVTGPPKKILLQSYFKKISEAV; this comes from the coding sequence ATGAACAACTACCCGGAATCAACAACTCTTGCGAAACTCCGCAGCTATCCGCCAGAGTTTTATTTAGAATTGGCTAATTGGGCACTTCAACACGGCCCCCTCACAAAGGCACAAAGAAGAACTATTAAATACGCAGGAAACCATCTTCATCATGGTTGGGACCCAATACCAACTAAGCAAAAGTACCTTCTCCATATCATAAAAAAAGCAGTAAACGGCGGTTTCCCTGGAATTAAAGGTGTTGATATAAGTGAATTTGTTACAGATAAACCTAAGTTAGAAGATGGGAATGAAAAACAGAAGTTCTACCGCGAACGCATCTCACACAAGACAGAGATAATGCAAGAACTATTCAAGAAGCAGAAGGGAAAGTGTATGTATTGCGGGAAAGAGAAACACGAGCCTTCTGACTTTGATCTTGATCATAAGAACCCTGTCGCAGTTGGCGGAACAAACGATGTATCTAACCTCCAACTTATATGTGGTTCATGCAACAGTAGAAAACACACCATGACAGATGATGAATTTAGAAAAAAGTTTAAATTGCCTCCATCGAGCGAAGTTACAGGTCCACCAAAGAAAATCCTGCTTCAAAGTTACTTCAAGAAAATCAGCGAAGCTGTTTGA
- the pheS gene encoding phenylalanine--tRNA ligase subunit alpha → MLKNLEAIKAKALEELKHIASVKDLEAWRVAHLGKKSELTNILRSVATLSPEQRKAVGAFANDVKGMLDMLYKENLTAMKERLYEDMETSAKETKGEKFDITLPGRPVSAGRLHPSTQMLREVCDVFASLGFQIAEGPEVEWEHYNFDALNIPADHPARDMWDTFWIDQRDDKGERHMLLRTHTSPMQIRVMEKTKPPVRVVVPGKCYRYEATDARHESMFYQIEGLAVDERITFADLKGTLYEFARRIFGQERRVRFRCDYFPFVEPGCEMAIDCFVCKGKGCRLCSGTGWIEILGAGMVHPQVLRNVGYDPEKYTGYAFGMGIERIPMLKYGIDDIRLFYGNDLRFLRQF, encoded by the coding sequence ATGCTCAAGAACCTCGAAGCAATAAAAGCCAAAGCCCTGGAAGAGCTTAAACACATCGCCAGCGTCAAGGACCTGGAGGCTTGGCGCGTCGCTCATCTCGGCAAGAAGAGCGAGCTGACAAACATACTGCGCAGTGTGGCGACGCTTTCGCCGGAGCAGCGCAAGGCCGTGGGCGCCTTCGCTAACGACGTCAAGGGCATGCTGGACATGCTCTACAAAGAGAACCTCACTGCCATGAAGGAACGTCTCTACGAGGACATGGAGACCTCGGCCAAAGAGACCAAAGGCGAGAAATTCGATATCACGCTCCCCGGCCGCCCCGTGAGCGCCGGACGGCTGCACCCCTCCACGCAGATGCTGCGCGAGGTCTGCGACGTCTTCGCTTCGCTGGGGTTCCAGATCGCCGAGGGGCCTGAAGTTGAGTGGGAACACTACAATTTCGACGCTTTGAATATACCGGCGGACCACCCCGCCCGCGACATGTGGGACACGTTCTGGATCGACCAGCGCGATGATAAGGGCGAGCGCCACATGCTGCTGCGCACGCACACGTCGCCCATGCAGATACGCGTCATGGAGAAGACCAAGCCGCCGGTGCGGGTCGTCGTCCCGGGGAAATGCTATAGGTACGAGGCTACTGACGCCAGGCACGAGTCCATGTTCTACCAGATAGAGGGGCTGGCCGTCGACGAGCGCATAACCTTCGCCGACCTCAAGGGCACGCTCTACGAGTTCGCCAGGCGCATCTTCGGCCAGGAACGCAGGGTCAGGTTCCGCTGCGACTACTTCCCCTTCGTGGAGCCGGGCTGCGAGATGGCCATCGACTGCTTCGTGTGCAAGGGCAAGGGCTGCCGCCTGTGCTCCGGCACCGGATGGATAGAGATACTGGGCGCGGGCATGGTGCACCCGCAGGTGCTGCGCAACGTGGGCTACGACCCGGAGAAGTACACCGGATACGCCTTCGGCATGGGCATCGAACGCATACCCATGCTCAAGTACGGAATCGACGATATACGGCTGTTCTACGGCAACGATTTGAGATTTTTAAGGCAGTTTTAG
- the thrS gene encoding threonine--tRNA ligase — translation MSGQEEHIEQVRHSASHIMAEAVLSLFPDAKFGIGPTIENGFYYDFDLPRPLTPDDLPQIEKLMSKIVAQNVPFTREEMSKDEARRIFAGQPYKLELIDEIPDEHVSVYRQGKFTDLCRGPHVGKSGEVKAFKLLSIAGAYWRGDEKRPMLQRIYGAAFETKAELDEHLKRLEEIETRDHRRLIKQLDLVSFHEEAGAGLAYWHPKGGLIRVLIEDYWRKRHLESGYDIVFTPHIGRAHLWETSGHLGFYKDSMYSPMQIDEQDYYIKPMNCPFHIMIYKTRLRSYRELPLRWAELGTVYRYERSGTLHGLLRVRGFTQDDAHIVCTPEQIEDEITRVLDFCLSILQAFGFDNYKVELSVRDPNKLDKYAGSNDMWEQAERSLIKALDARSLPHERKEGEAVFYGPKIDIKIKDVLGRYWQCSTIQFDFNLPERFDMTFIGEDGKERRPYMVHRALMGSLERFFGVLVENYGGAFPVWLAPVQIMIIPIADRHLEYAGNLESRLKGEGFRVQIDARSERMNSKIREAQLQKIPYMLVVGDKEAESSSVSVRLRNNEDLGKKSIEDFIQMAKDAVSSKTA, via the coding sequence ATGAGCGGGCAGGAAGAACACATCGAACAGGTGAGACACTCGGCGTCGCACATAATGGCCGAGGCGGTGCTATCGCTATTTCCCGACGCCAAGTTCGGCATCGGGCCCACGATTGAGAACGGCTTCTACTACGATTTCGACCTGCCGCGCCCGCTGACGCCCGACGACCTGCCCCAGATCGAAAAGCTCATGTCGAAGATAGTTGCTCAGAACGTGCCGTTCACCCGTGAGGAAATGAGCAAGGACGAGGCGCGTCGCATCTTCGCCGGCCAACCATACAAGCTGGAGCTCATCGATGAAATACCCGACGAGCATGTGAGCGTCTACCGCCAGGGCAAATTCACCGACCTGTGCCGCGGCCCGCATGTCGGCAAGTCCGGAGAGGTCAAGGCCTTCAAGCTGCTGAGCATCGCCGGGGCCTACTGGCGCGGCGACGAGAAGCGGCCCATGCTGCAGCGCATCTACGGCGCCGCCTTCGAGACCAAAGCCGAGCTGGACGAGCACCTCAAGCGGCTGGAGGAGATCGAGACCCGCGATCATCGCCGCCTGATAAAACAACTCGACCTGGTCAGCTTCCACGAGGAGGCCGGGGCCGGGCTGGCCTACTGGCACCCAAAGGGCGGGCTCATCCGCGTGCTTATTGAGGACTACTGGCGCAAGCGTCACCTGGAGAGCGGATACGATATAGTTTTCACGCCGCACATCGGGCGCGCGCACCTGTGGGAGACATCGGGACACTTGGGCTTTTACAAGGACAGCATGTACTCGCCGATGCAGATCGACGAGCAGGACTACTACATAAAGCCCATGAACTGCCCGTTCCATATCATGATCTACAAGACGCGGCTGCGCTCCTACCGCGAGCTGCCGCTGCGCTGGGCCGAGTTGGGCACGGTGTACCGCTACGAGCGCAGCGGGACGCTGCACGGCCTGTTGCGGGTGCGCGGCTTCACCCAGGACGACGCGCACATCGTCTGCACCCCTGAGCAGATAGAGGACGAGATAACGAGGGTGCTCGATTTCTGCCTGAGCATATTGCAGGCCTTCGGCTTCGATAATTACAAAGTCGAATTGAGCGTGCGCGACCCCAACAAGCTCGATAAATATGCCGGCAGCAACGACATGTGGGAGCAGGCCGAGCGCTCGCTGATCAAGGCGCTGGACGCCCGCAGCCTGCCGCACGAGCGCAAGGAGGGCGAGGCGGTATTTTACGGGCCCAAGATCGATATCAAGATAAAGGATGTGCTGGGCCGCTACTGGCAGTGCTCCACGATTCAATTCGACTTCAACCTGCCGGAGCGCTTCGACATGACCTTCATCGGCGAGGACGGCAAGGAGCGGCGACCGTACATGGTGCACCGCGCTCTCATGGGCAGCCTGGAGCGCTTCTTCGGTGTGCTGGTGGAGAATTACGGCGGGGCCTTCCCCGTCTGGCTGGCGCCGGTGCAGATAATGATAATTCCCATCGCAGACAGGCACCTTGAATATGCGGGTAATCTGGAATCGCGACTCAAGGGCGAGGGCTTCCGGGTGCAGATCGACGCGCGTTCGGAGCGCATGAACTCCAAGATACGTGAAGCGCAGCTCCAGAAGATACCTTACATGCTCGTCGTCGGCGACAAGGAGGCTGAGAGCTCCTCGGTTTCAGTAAGGCTCAGGAACAATGAAGACCTGGGAAAGAAGTCGATCGAGGACTTCATCCAGATGGCAAAAGACGCCGTTTCCAGTAAAACGGCTTGA
- a CDS encoding GNAT family N-acetyltransferase, translating to MATGVYYPNSNYKFDAVSQRRLDMLSDNDPWQFSKYKKPFVIRNGSTVFLRPIQRSDVDRLLGLARRFSRETMYLRFHHVVTKMSREEAIRFCTIDYDHTFALVVTVGEGDIEKLLAVARYYRLPREDAAEFAIVVADKYQKQGIGTHLMKELTAAAKIGGIRFLRGEVLVENKDMMHIIKSCGFQVSEELEEDVYQVTLDLHTYRYK from the coding sequence TTGGCAACAGGTGTATACTATCCCAACTCCAACTATAAGTTCGATGCAGTATCACAGCGGAGGTTGGATATGCTGTCGGATAACGATCCCTGGCAATTCAGTAAATATAAAAAACCTTTCGTTATCAGGAACGGTTCCACTGTTTTTCTGCGTCCCATACAGAGAAGCGATGTAGATCGGTTGCTGGGTCTGGCCCGCCGCTTCAGCCGCGAGACCATGTATCTCAGGTTTCACCACGTGGTTACAAAGATGTCTCGCGAGGAGGCGATAAGATTCTGTACTATCGATTATGATCATACGTTTGCGCTAGTGGTTACGGTCGGCGAGGGTGACATTGAGAAGCTTCTTGCAGTCGCCCGTTATTATCGTCTGCCCCGTGAAGATGCGGCCGAGTTTGCCATTGTGGTCGCCGACAAGTATCAGAAACAGGGTATCGGCACTCATTTGATGAAAGAGCTGACCGCCGCGGCCAAGATTGGCGGCATACGCTTCCTTCGGGGCGAGGTGCTGGTTGAGAACAAGGATATGATGCACATAATCAAGTCCTGCGGTTTCCAGGTGTCTGAGGAATTGGAGGAAGATGTGTATCAGGTTACGCTTGATCTCCATACATATAGGTATAAATAG
- a CDS encoding tetratricopeptide repeat protein — MSSDLLQLGGEYFARGMFADAISEYSKVIDKYPQMVEAYLGRAAAYQIQGEVDRALEDYSKAVRLNPAEARAYRGRGDAYMGLGTAVCAVSDYTEAIKLCPRVAELYASRAAAYMELGMHQHAVNDYEKAIDMSPDDACLYDRRGMMYHNLHEYERAIDDYNKAIELNPEFAAAFNHRGLVYQSRGELARAIDDYDRAISIDPCSAGAYQDRSIAYYNLGEYRRALEDCNAAISLDIRDPKGYINRCLVNYSIGDYKQSLMDCDEVIVLDASDSWAYHNRGMVRYSLGEFELAIEDYDRAIQLNPSCTLSYNNRGIAYHDLGDLEKAIADYGEALRLDQNDAQAYYNRGLAYNDIGKPLQAIEDYNRVLKLQPDDAQALYHRALACIDVDRFRQAIDDCDAALLIEPCGSEIYYVRSLAYANLKEFQKAIEGCNEAIELDPYNACVYQCRGMIHHELGDYGRAIEDYNKAASIDNHDARTYQSRGAAYYKLGDLEKAIADYDHAIKLDPNDSISYYDRGLAFASIGDYQETIRSLGDAVRIDPDDATAYYNRGLIYHKLGEMDRAVEDYSRAVRYDSGHALAYYNRGLIYHKKGCYQQAVDDYSCAIRIEEHNIQAYHNRSIAYNDMGEFERAVRDSEEVARLESSGKLLRQDDGLDGYQTKRSGGAPRY, encoded by the coding sequence ATGTCGTCTGATTTACTGCAGCTCGGCGGCGAGTATTTCGCGCGCGGGATGTTCGCCGATGCGATATCGGAATACAGTAAGGTAATCGATAAATATCCTCAGATGGTGGAAGCTTATCTGGGAAGGGCAGCGGCTTACCAAATCCAGGGTGAGGTCGACAGGGCGTTGGAGGACTATAGCAAGGCTGTCCGGCTGAACCCGGCTGAAGCCAGGGCGTATCGCGGCAGGGGTGATGCCTACATGGGGTTGGGCACCGCTGTCTGTGCCGTCTCCGATTATACCGAGGCCATAAAGCTGTGTCCTCGTGTTGCGGAGCTATACGCCAGCCGCGCGGCGGCCTATATGGAGCTCGGCATGCACCAGCACGCGGTCAATGACTACGAAAAGGCTATCGACATGAGTCCGGACGACGCGTGTCTGTATGACCGGCGCGGGATGATGTATCACAACCTTCATGAGTACGAACGCGCCATAGATGATTACAATAAAGCTATCGAATTGAACCCGGAATTCGCCGCGGCGTTTAATCACCGAGGGCTTGTTTACCAGAGCAGGGGCGAGCTGGCCAGGGCTATCGATGACTACGATCGTGCCATAAGCATCGATCCTTGCAGCGCAGGAGCGTATCAGGACCGGAGCATAGCCTATTACAACCTGGGTGAATACAGGAGGGCGCTCGAGGACTGCAACGCGGCGATAAGCCTCGATATTCGAGATCCAAAGGGATATATCAATCGCTGTCTGGTGAATTACAGCATCGGAGATTATAAACAGTCCCTGATGGATTGCGACGAGGTGATAGTTTTAGATGCCAGCGATTCTTGGGCTTATCATAACCGTGGCATGGTGCGGTACAGCCTGGGCGAATTCGAACTCGCGATCGAGGATTACGATAGGGCCATTCAGCTGAACCCGTCATGCACGCTGAGCTATAACAACCGCGGTATCGCGTATCATGATCTGGGAGATCTGGAGAAGGCTATCGCGGACTACGGCGAGGCCTTGCGTCTGGATCAGAACGATGCTCAGGCGTATTACAATCGCGGTCTTGCCTACAATGATATCGGCAAGCCGCTCCAGGCTATCGAGGATTACAACAGGGTTTTGAAATTACAGCCTGATGACGCGCAGGCTTTGTATCATCGCGCGCTGGCCTGTATCGATGTGGACAGGTTCAGGCAGGCCATCGATGATTGCGATGCGGCGCTTCTCATCGAACCGTGTGGCAGTGAGATATACTACGTTCGCAGCCTTGCCTATGCCAATCTGAAAGAGTTCCAGAAGGCGATAGAGGGTTGTAATGAAGCGATTGAACTGGACCCGTATAACGCCTGCGTTTATCAGTGCCGCGGGATGATACATCATGAACTCGGTGATTATGGACGCGCCATCGAAGACTATAACAAGGCTGCCAGCATCGATAATCATGACGCGCGTACGTATCAGAGCCGCGGCGCCGCATACTATAAGCTTGGTGACTTAGAGAAAGCCATAGCTGATTATGACCATGCCATCAAACTTGATCCCAACGATTCGATAAGCTACTACGACCGCGGCCTTGCTTTTGCCAGCATTGGCGACTATCAAGAGACGATACGCAGCCTGGGTGATGCCGTCCGAATCGATCCTGATGATGCAACCGCTTATTATAACCGCGGCCTCATTTATCATAAGTTAGGTGAGATGGACAGGGCGGTGGAGGACTACAGCAGGGCAGTTAGGTACGATTCCGGCCACGCTTTAGCCTACTATAACCGCGGCCTTATTTATCATAAGAAGGGATGTTACCAGCAGGCCGTGGATGATTATAGCTGCGCTATCCGTATAGAGGAACACAATATCCAAGCCTATCACAATAGAAGCATTGCCTACAATGATATGGGTGAATTCGAGCGGGCCGTCAGGGACAGTGAAGAGGTGGCGCGGCTTGAATCGAGCGGTAAGCTACTCCGGCAGGACGACGGCCTGGACGGGTATCAGACGAAGCGCAGTGGCGGCGCTCCGCGTTACTAG
- the pheT gene encoding phenylalanine--tRNA ligase subunit beta yields MKAPISWLKEYVDIDMPVAELAHKLTMAGAEVGDIEGAGGWDNVFVGLVLSVEQHPNADKLHLVTIDIQTEKVTVVCGAPNVACGQRIAFARMGAELIDPDTGKKSKLKKAKIRGVESQGMVCSECELGISQSHEGILVLPADAPIGTTLDSYLGDTVLDVETTANRADLLSVIGIAREVSAITGKPMKLPGLDYKESDTAIESKASVEIADADLCPRYTASLVTGIKVGPSPAWMQKRLTACGQRPINNVVDVTNYVMLEFGQPLHAFDFDRLAQGKIIVKRAKDGDVMATLDDVKRELTGDTLMINDGAGPVAVAGVMGGADSEVSNATVNVLLESANFNPASIRRTSARFKLRSEASNRFEKGLSPELPIHALRRATQLLAQIGGGQIAKGIIDVYPGKQPEVKIDLKLTKVERVLGVKIPPADIKRVLTSLGFKCDEKTTDELSITVPYWRTEVRLAEDVIEEIARIIGYDNLPTTLPSGALPHHTPDPMRTLRRDVTDILVACGMQEIITYSLTSLDSVKRFDKEIKPLKVENPITPEQEYMRTSLRPGLLSTLAANLKHEDDGVRLFESGRIYIPKKNDLPHELEMLGGIMCGPRIERSWHGAGGTMDFFDAKGIIETLMERLGIDAEYTTSTDKTLVPARQASIVAGKESIGILGELHPRLAEQYDIAAQTICLFEIDMEKLLAATSIEREFQTLPRFPAVLRDVAIILDVETPAQKVMDIIGKSPLAARVTLFDVYTGKQVPQGKKSLALSISYQSPDRTLTDEEVDKAQGKILERLTKELGATLRG; encoded by the coding sequence ATGAAAGCACCGATAAGCTGGCTAAAAGAATACGTGGACATAGACATGCCCGTCGCCGAGCTGGCACATAAGCTGACCATGGCCGGGGCCGAGGTCGGGGACATAGAAGGCGCCGGCGGCTGGGACAACGTCTTCGTCGGCCTTGTCCTGAGCGTGGAGCAGCATCCCAACGCCGATAAGCTGCACCTCGTCACCATCGATATCCAGACGGAGAAGGTCACTGTGGTCTGCGGCGCGCCCAACGTGGCCTGCGGCCAGAGGATAGCCTTCGCCCGCATGGGCGCCGAGCTTATCGACCCCGACACCGGAAAAAAATCGAAGCTGAAGAAGGCCAAGATACGCGGCGTGGAGTCGCAGGGCATGGTCTGCTCCGAGTGCGAGCTGGGCATATCGCAGAGCCACGAGGGTATTTTAGTTCTTCCTGCCGACGCGCCGATAGGCACCACCCTCGACAGCTACCTGGGCGATACGGTTCTCGACGTGGAGACAACGGCCAACCGCGCCGACCTGCTCTCCGTCATCGGCATCGCACGCGAGGTCTCGGCCATAACAGGCAAGCCGATGAAGCTGCCGGGCCTCGACTATAAAGAATCGGATACGGCGATCGAATCGAAGGCCTCGGTTGAGATAGCGGACGCCGACCTGTGTCCGCGCTATACCGCCAGCCTGGTCACCGGAATCAAGGTCGGGCCCTCCCCCGCGTGGATGCAGAAACGCCTGACCGCCTGCGGCCAGCGCCCGATAAACAACGTTGTTGATGTCACTAATTATGTAATGTTGGAGTTCGGCCAGCCGCTGCATGCCTTCGACTTCGACAGGCTGGCGCAGGGCAAGATAATCGTCAAGCGCGCTAAAGACGGCGACGTGATGGCCACGCTGGACGACGTGAAGCGCGAGCTCACCGGCGATACGCTCATGATCAACGACGGCGCCGGGCCCGTGGCCGTGGCCGGCGTCATGGGCGGCGCCGACAGCGAGGTTTCCAACGCCACGGTGAACGTCCTGCTGGAGTCGGCCAACTTCAACCCCGCCAGCATCCGGCGCACCTCCGCCCGCTTCAAGCTGCGCAGCGAGGCCTCGAACCGATTCGAGAAAGGCCTGAGCCCGGAGCTGCCCATACACGCGCTGCGCCGCGCCACCCAGCTACTGGCCCAGATCGGCGGCGGCCAGATCGCCAAAGGCATCATCGACGTTTACCCGGGAAAACAGCCGGAGGTAAAGATCGATCTGAAGTTAACCAAGGTCGAGCGCGTGCTCGGCGTCAAGATACCGCCCGCCGATATTAAGAGAGTCCTGACATCGCTCGGATTTAAATGCGACGAAAAGACGACAGATGAGTTGTCGATAACGGTTCCCTACTGGCGCACCGAGGTCAGGCTGGCCGAGGACGTAATCGAGGAGATCGCCCGCATCATCGGCTACGACAACCTGCCCACGACCCTGCCCTCCGGCGCGCTGCCGCACCACACCCCCGACCCCATGCGAACATTGCGCCGCGACGTCACCGACATTCTCGTCGCCTGCGGCATGCAGGAGATAATCACCTACTCGCTCACCAGCCTCGACTCCGTGAAACGGTTCGATAAAGAAATCAAGCCGTTAAAAGTTGAGAACCCGATAACCCCGGAGCAGGAATACATGCGCACATCGCTCAGACCGGGCCTGCTCTCGACCCTCGCCGCCAACCTCAAGCACGAGGACGACGGCGTGCGCCTCTTCGAGTCCGGCCGGATATACATCCCGAAAAAGAACGACCTGCCGCACGAGCTGGAGATGCTGGGCGGCATCATGTGCGGCCCGCGCATCGAGCGCTCATGGCACGGCGCAGGCGGCACCATGGACTTCTTCGACGCCAAGGGCATCATCGAAACATTGATGGAACGACTGGGCATCGACGCCGAGTACACAACATCGACCGACAAGACGCTCGTCCCGGCGCGGCAGGCATCGATCGTCGCCGGAAAAGAATCGATAGGCATACTGGGCGAGCTGCACCCGCGCCTCGCCGAGCAGTACGACATCGCCGCGCAGACCATCTGCCTCTTCGAGATCGACATGGAAAAGCTGCTGGCCGCCACATCGATAGAGAGGGAATTCCAGACACTTCCCAGGTTCCCCGCCGTGCTGCGGGACGTCGCCATAATCCTCGACGTGGAAACGCCTGCGCAGAAGGTCATGGATATCATCGGCAAATCGCCGCTGGCCGCCAGGGTCACCCTCTTTGACGTCTACACGGGCAAGCAGGTGCCGCAGGGCAAGAAATCCCTGGCCCTGAGCATCTCCTACCAGTCCCCGGACCGCACCCTGACCGACGAAGAGGTGGACAAGGCGCAGGGGAAGATTCTGGAACGGCTGACAAAAGAGCTCGGCGCGACGCTGAGGGGATAA
- the infC gene encoding translation initiation factor IF-3, with translation MSILYDTLSKGGRAIDKKYRVNQQIIGKEVRLISETGEQLGTMPLFKAREVANERGFDIVEVAPQAVPPVCRLIDYGKFKYEQTKKEREARKKQKSINIREVQLRPKIGDHDIEFKTRTIRKLLGEGDKVKVSIIFRGREITHPELGKELLDRVAKELEGEIVIERSAVMDGRRMIMILSPGKVKKPSQEQTAAEIDKEPTDAQTKDS, from the coding sequence ATTTCGATTCTGTATGACACATTATCTAAAGGGGGACGGGCAATAGATAAGAAGTATAGGGTCAATCAGCAGATCATCGGTAAAGAGGTGCGGCTGATAAGCGAGACGGGCGAGCAGCTTGGAACAATGCCCCTCTTCAAAGCACGAGAGGTAGCCAACGAACGAGGTTTTGATATTGTTGAGGTAGCCCCTCAAGCGGTCCCCCCGGTATGCCGCCTCATCGATTACGGAAAGTTCAAATACGAACAGACCAAAAAGGAACGCGAGGCCAGAAAAAAGCAGAAATCTATCAACATCCGGGAAGTACAGCTCAGGCCCAAGATAGGCGATCACGACATCGAGTTCAAGACAAGGACGATCAGAAAACTTCTCGGAGAGGGCGATAAGGTAAAAGTATCGATAATCTTCCGCGGAAGGGAGATAACTCACCCGGAGCTGGGCAAGGAACTGCTCGACAGGGTGGCCAAAGAACTGGAAGGAGAGATCGTAATAGAAAGGTCCGCCGTTATGGACGGCAGGCGCATGATCATGATCCTCTCCCCTGGAAAAGTAAAGAAGCCGTCACAGGAACAAACGGCAGCGGAAATAGACAAGGAGCCAACGGATGCCCAAACTAAAGACTCATAA